One region of Priestia megaterium genomic DNA includes:
- the prmA gene encoding 50S ribosomal protein L11 methyltransferase — MKWSEICIHTAQEAIEPISHILHESGASGVVIEDPADLVKDRDTTFGEIYDLNVEDYPEEGVVIKAYLPVNSFLAETVDGIKKEINGLLVYDFDLGANKVTISEVNEEEWATAWKKYYHPVKISERFTIVPTWENYEKVSTDELIIELDPGMAFGTGTHPTTVMSLQALERTVKAGDTVIDVGTGSGVLSIGAALLGASNVQALDLDEVAVRSARENIELNQVGNIVTVGQNNLLQGIEGPVDIVVANILAEVIVRFVDDAAKVLKPGGMFITSGIISAKKEDVKKALTGAGFVIQEVTLMEDWVAIIAQKQA, encoded by the coding sequence ATGAAATGGTCTGAAATTTGTATTCATACAGCGCAAGAAGCAATTGAACCCATCTCACATATTTTACATGAATCAGGAGCTAGCGGGGTAGTCATTGAAGATCCTGCTGATTTAGTGAAGGACAGAGATACAACTTTTGGTGAAATCTATGATTTAAACGTAGAAGACTACCCAGAGGAAGGTGTAGTGATTAAAGCATACCTTCCAGTTAACAGCTTTTTAGCAGAAACTGTGGATGGTATCAAAAAAGAAATTAATGGACTGCTTGTTTACGACTTTGATTTAGGAGCTAACAAAGTTACGATCAGTGAAGTGAACGAGGAAGAGTGGGCCACTGCTTGGAAAAAATATTACCACCCTGTGAAAATTTCAGAGCGTTTTACGATTGTACCAACTTGGGAAAACTATGAGAAAGTAAGCACAGATGAATTGATTATCGAGCTTGATCCCGGAATGGCTTTTGGTACAGGTACGCATCCAACGACGGTTATGTCTCTTCAAGCATTGGAAAGAACAGTGAAAGCAGGAGATACCGTTATTGACGTGGGTACAGGCTCAGGAGTGCTAAGTATTGGCGCAGCCCTGTTAGGAGCAAGTAATGTACAAGCTCTAGATCTTGATGAAGTAGCCGTACGTTCTGCCCGCGAAAATATTGAACTGAATCAAGTTGGAAATATCGTAACAGTAGGTCAAAACAACTTATTGCAAGGCATAGAAGGACCGGTTGACATTGTTGTGGCGAATATTCTAGCTGAGGTAATCGTTCGTTTTGTAGACGATGCTGCAAAGGTATTAAAGCCAGGAGGCATGTTCATTACATCAGGTATTATTAGTGCGAAAAAAGAAGATGTCAAAAAAGCGTTAACGGGAGCGGGCTTTGTTATTCAAGAAGTAACGCTTATGGAAGATTGGGTAGCAATTATTGCGCAAAAACAAGCTTAA
- the dnaJ gene encoding molecular chaperone DnaJ, which translates to MSKRDYYEVLGISKSATKDEIKKAYRKLSKQYHPDINKAEDAADKFKEVKEAYEVLSDDQKKAQYDQFGHTDPNQGFGGFGGGGSDFGGFGFEDIFSSIFGGGGRRRDPNAPRQGADLQYTMTLSFEEAVFGKETTIEIPREETCETCHGSGAKPGTKVDTCSHCNGSGQLNVEQNTPFGRVVNRRACHHCNGTGKIIKDKCATCHGDGKVTKRRKINVKIPAGVDDGQQLRVSAQGEPGVNGGPPGDLYVVFHVRTHEFFERDGDDIYCEMPLTFAQAALGDEVEVPTLHGKVKLKIPAGTQTGTKFRLKGKGVANVRGYGQGDQHIHVRVVTPTKISEKQKQLLREFAELSGQEAVDEQHDSFFAKVKRAIKGE; encoded by the coding sequence ATGAGTAAGCGAGATTACTATGAAGTACTCGGTATCAGTAAGAGCGCTACAAAAGATGAAATAAAAAAAGCATACCGCAAGCTTTCTAAACAATATCATCCAGATATTAATAAAGCGGAAGATGCTGCTGACAAATTTAAAGAAGTAAAAGAAGCATATGAAGTATTGAGTGATGACCAAAAAAAAGCACAATACGATCAATTTGGTCATACTGATCCAAATCAAGGCTTTGGCGGCTTTGGTGGAGGCGGCTCAGACTTTGGCGGCTTCGGCTTTGAAGATATTTTCAGCTCGATCTTTGGTGGTGGTGGTCGCAGACGTGACCCTAATGCTCCGAGACAAGGTGCCGATTTACAATACACGATGACACTTTCTTTTGAAGAAGCTGTTTTCGGAAAAGAAACAACAATTGAAATTCCACGTGAAGAAACGTGTGAAACATGTCACGGTTCAGGTGCAAAACCTGGAACAAAAGTTGATACATGTTCGCACTGTAATGGTTCAGGTCAGTTAAACGTTGAACAAAACACGCCGTTTGGTCGCGTGGTAAATCGACGTGCGTGTCATCATTGTAATGGTACGGGAAAAATCATTAAAGACAAATGTGCAACGTGCCACGGTGACGGTAAAGTAACAAAACGACGTAAAATTAATGTTAAAATCCCAGCTGGTGTAGATGATGGTCAACAGCTGCGCGTTAGTGCTCAAGGAGAACCAGGGGTAAATGGTGGTCCTCCGGGAGATTTATACGTAGTGTTCCACGTGCGCACTCATGAATTCTTTGAACGTGATGGAGACGATATCTACTGCGAAATGCCTTTAACGTTTGCTCAGGCAGCACTAGGTGATGAAGTAGAAGTACCAACTCTACACGGCAAGGTGAAGCTGAAGATTCCTGCTGGTACACAAACGGGGACGAAATTCCGTTTAAAAGGAAAAGGTGTGGCAAACGTACGAGGGTATGGTCAAGGAGATCAGCATATTCACGTTCGCGTTGTAACGCCAACAAAAATATCAGAAAAACAAAAACAATTATTGCGTGAGTTCGCTGAACTGAGCGGTCAAGAAGCCGTTGATGAGCAGCATGATTCCTTTTTTGCAAAAGTAAAACGAGCAATTAAAGGAGAATAA
- the dnaK gene encoding molecular chaperone DnaK, which yields MSKIIGIDLGTTNSCVAVLEGGEPKVIPNPEGNRTTPSVVAFKNGERQVGEVAKRQAITNPNTIISVKRHMGTDHKVEAEGKQYTPQEMSAIILQHLKGYAEEYLGEPVTKAVITVPAYFNDAERQATKDAGKIAGLEVERIINEPTAAALAYGLEKTDEDQTVLVYDLGGGTFDVSILELGDGVFEVRATAGDNRLGGDDFDQVIIDYLVAEFKKENGVDLSKDKMALQRLKDAAEKAKKDLSGVTSTQISLPFITAGEAGPLHLEVSLSRAKFDELSAGLVERTMAPVRQALKDAGLSASELDKVILVGGSTRIPAVQDAIKKETGQDPHKGVNPDEVVALGAAIQGGVLTGDVKDVVLLDVTPLSLGIETMGGVFTKLIERNTTIPTSKSQVFSTAADSQTAVDIHVLQGERPMSADNKTLGRFQLTDIPPAPRGVPQIEVSFDIDKNGIVNVRAKDLGTNKEQAITIKSSTGLSDDEIERMVKEAEENADADKQRKEEVELRNEADQLVFTTEKTLKDLEGKVEEAEVTKANEAKDALKAAIEKNDLEEIKAKKDELQEIVQALTVKLYEQAQQAQQAGEQGAQNDDVVDAEFEEVNDDKK from the coding sequence ATGAGTAAGATCATTGGTATCGATTTAGGTACAACTAACTCTTGTGTCGCTGTATTAGAAGGCGGCGAACCAAAAGTAATTCCAAACCCAGAAGGAAACCGTACAACGCCATCAGTTGTGGCATTCAAAAACGGTGAGCGTCAAGTTGGGGAAGTAGCGAAACGTCAAGCTATTACAAACCCTAACACAATTATTTCAGTTAAACGTCATATGGGTACAGACCATAAGGTGGAAGCTGAAGGCAAGCAATACACGCCTCAAGAAATGTCAGCTATCATTCTTCAACATTTGAAAGGTTATGCTGAAGAGTATTTAGGTGAGCCTGTAACAAAAGCTGTTATCACAGTTCCTGCTTACTTTAATGATGCTGAGCGTCAAGCAACAAAAGATGCTGGTAAAATTGCTGGTTTAGAAGTAGAGCGTATTATTAACGAGCCTACTGCAGCAGCGCTTGCATACGGATTAGAAAAAACAGATGAAGATCAAACAGTTTTAGTTTATGACCTTGGTGGCGGTACGTTTGACGTATCTATTCTAGAACTTGGCGACGGCGTATTTGAAGTTCGCGCAACTGCAGGTGACAATCGCCTTGGTGGTGACGACTTTGACCAAGTAATCATCGACTATTTAGTAGCTGAATTCAAAAAAGAAAACGGCGTTGATTTAAGCAAAGATAAAATGGCGCTTCAACGTTTAAAAGATGCGGCTGAAAAAGCGAAAAAAGATTTATCAGGCGTAACATCTACACAAATTTCTTTACCATTTATCACTGCTGGAGAAGCTGGTCCTCTTCACTTAGAAGTATCTTTATCACGTGCTAAATTTGACGAGTTATCAGCAGGTCTTGTTGAACGTACAATGGCCCCTGTGCGTCAAGCTTTAAAAGATGCAGGTCTTTCTGCAAGCGAACTTGATAAAGTAATCTTAGTTGGTGGTTCAACTCGTATCCCAGCGGTACAAGATGCAATCAAAAAAGAAACTGGTCAAGATCCTCATAAAGGTGTAAACCCTGATGAAGTAGTTGCACTTGGTGCAGCAATTCAAGGTGGCGTATTAACTGGTGATGTAAAAGACGTTGTATTACTAGACGTAACGCCTTTATCACTAGGTATCGAAACAATGGGTGGCGTATTTACAAAGCTAATTGAGCGTAATACGACAATTCCAACAAGCAAATCACAAGTATTCTCAACGGCTGCAGATAGCCAAACGGCTGTAGATATTCACGTTCTTCAAGGTGAGCGTCCAATGTCTGCAGACAATAAAACGCTAGGACGTTTCCAATTAACAGACATTCCTCCTGCACCACGCGGAGTACCTCAAATCGAAGTATCATTCGATATTGATAAGAACGGTATCGTAAACGTTCGTGCAAAAGATTTAGGTACAAACAAAGAGCAGGCGATTACAATTAAATCTTCAACTGGTTTATCAGATGACGAAATCGAACGCATGGTAAAAGAGGCGGAAGAAAACGCAGATGCTGATAAGCAACGTAAAGAAGAAGTGGAACTACGCAACGAAGCAGATCAACTAGTGTTTACAACTGAAAAAACATTAAAAGATCTTGAAGGAAAAGTAGAAGAAGCTGAAGTAACAAAAGCTAACGAAGCAAAAGATGCTTTAAAAGCTGCGATTGAAAAGAATGACCTTGAAGAAATCAAAGCGAAAAAAGATGAACTTCAAGAAATCGTTCAAGCGTTAACTGTAAAATTGTATGAGCAAGCTCAACAAGCTCAGCAAGCAGGTGAACAAGGCGCTCAAAATGATGATGTTGTAGATGCAGAGTTTGAAGAAGTAAACGACGACAAAAAATAA
- the grpE gene encoding nucleotide exchange factor GrpE, which translates to MSNEKQVEEQNEEVVEEVQTEAAEATEAEASEEVNPLQQENDQLKQQLEEEENRYLRLQADFDNFRRRSRLDAEAAQKYRAQSLVADILPALDNFERALQVNTADEQTKSVLQGVEMVYRQLVEALQKEGVEAIESVGKTFDPYEHQAVMQVEDDEYEPNTVVEELQKGYKLKDKIIRPAMVKVNQ; encoded by the coding sequence TTGTCAAACGAAAAGCAAGTAGAAGAACAAAACGAAGAAGTGGTTGAAGAAGTTCAAACAGAAGCTGCTGAAGCAACTGAAGCTGAAGCGTCTGAGGAAGTAAACCCTCTTCAACAAGAAAATGATCAATTAAAGCAACAGCTTGAAGAAGAAGAGAATCGCTACTTACGTCTACAAGCTGATTTCGATAATTTCCGTCGTCGTTCACGTCTCGATGCAGAAGCTGCTCAAAAATACCGTGCTCAATCATTGGTTGCGGATATTTTACCAGCACTTGATAACTTTGAACGTGCATTACAAGTTAACACAGCGGACGAACAAACCAAATCTGTGCTACAAGGTGTAGAAATGGTATACCGTCAATTGGTAGAGGCACTTCAAAAAGAAGGTGTTGAAGCAATTGAGTCAGTTGGGAAAACATTTGATCCATACGAGCATCAAGCAGTGATGCAAGTAGAAGACGATGAATACGAACCGAACACGGTAGTAGAAGAGCTTCAAAAAGGTTACAAATTAAAAGATAAAATCATCCGCCCTGCGATGGTTAAAGTGAATCAATAA
- the hrcA gene encoding heat-inducible transcriptional repressor HrcA: MLTDRQLLILQVIIDDFIRSAQPVGSRTLSKKEEFNFSSATIRNEMSDLEELGFIEKTHTSSGRVPSEKGYRYYVDHLVSPQHLKASDVSTVRSVFAERIVELEQLVQKSAQILSDLTSLTSIVLGPKAVSHKLKQLQILPLTAQSAVAIIVTDTGHVESRTITLPSSIQPSDIEKMVNILNEKLIGVRITDLHDKMYKEVATLLKSHIQGYEQTMDILNDALKLNMNGKLVVGGKTNMFAQPEFHDLNKIRGLFNIIEHEQQFYKLLSPNEAGIHVKIGHENKLNEMVGCSLITASYSFGHEQLGTIAILGPTRMEYARVISLLTLLSSDMSQVLTNLYKE; encoded by the coding sequence GTGCTTACTGATCGACAGTTATTAATTTTACAAGTCATTATTGATGATTTCATTCGATCTGCGCAGCCGGTAGGCTCTCGAACATTATCTAAGAAAGAAGAGTTTAATTTTAGTTCGGCTACGATTCGTAATGAGATGTCAGACCTAGAAGAACTTGGATTTATTGAAAAAACTCATACTTCTTCAGGGCGCGTTCCGTCTGAGAAAGGCTATCGTTATTATGTTGATCACCTAGTGTCCCCGCAGCACTTGAAAGCAAGCGATGTTTCTACAGTACGTTCGGTATTTGCTGAGCGCATTGTAGAACTGGAGCAGCTCGTTCAAAAATCAGCGCAAATTTTATCTGATTTAACGAGTTTAACGTCCATTGTGCTAGGGCCAAAAGCGGTCAGCCATAAGTTAAAACAGCTGCAGATTTTACCTTTAACGGCTCAGTCAGCTGTTGCCATTATTGTGACTGATACAGGACACGTTGAAAGTCGGACGATTACGTTACCGAGCAGTATTCAACCTTCCGATATTGAAAAGATGGTTAACATTTTGAACGAAAAGCTCATCGGCGTTCGCATTACTGATTTACATGATAAAATGTACAAAGAAGTAGCGACGCTCTTAAAAAGCCACATTCAAGGGTATGAGCAGACGATGGACATACTCAATGATGCATTAAAGCTCAACATGAATGGCAAATTAGTAGTTGGCGGCAAAACGAATATGTTTGCTCAGCCGGAATTTCATGATCTTAATAAAATTCGCGGGCTGTTCAACATTATTGAACATGAACAGCAGTTTTATAAGCTGCTAAGCCCAAATGAGGCTGGCATACACGTGAAAATTGGTCATGAAAATAAGTTGAATGAAATGGTAGGCTGCAGCTTAATTACAGCTAGTTATTCTTTTGGTCACGAACAGCTCGGCACAATTGCTATACTGGGACCGACCCGCATGGAATATGCGCGTGTGATTAGTTTGCTTACACTGCTATCATCAGATATGTCTCAAGTGTTAACAAACTTGTATAAAGAATAA
- the hemW gene encoding radical SAM family heme chaperone HemW — translation MVKAAYLHIPFCHHICHYCDFNKVFFKNQPVMPYLKSMREEMKQTVERYPTTNLNTIFVGGGTPTALDEQQLEYFLESIRMYLPYDEKGEFTFEANPNELTKEKLQLLHDYGVNRLSIGVQTFNERLLEKIGRVHSNRQVFDCIEQARKIGMSNISLDLIYSLPEQTVADFSSTLQTAFSLEVEHMSAYSLIIEPKTVFYNLMNKGKLPLPAQEEEAAMYELLMKEMDKQGFHQYEISNFAKSGYESIHNLTYWNNDDYYGIGAGAHSYIDGIRRANIGPLKKYIDSVEQKGNAYLNEVSVTEAEKMEEEMFLGLRKTKGVSKEEFKQKFNRELKDVFGEPIQEYKEKGLLGEDNSSVFLTHNGRFLGNEVFQAFIGII, via the coding sequence ATGGTGAAGGCAGCATATCTGCATATCCCGTTTTGTCATCATATTTGTCACTATTGTGACTTTAATAAAGTGTTTTTCAAAAATCAGCCCGTTATGCCGTATTTGAAAAGCATGCGAGAAGAAATGAAACAAACAGTCGAACGTTATCCAACGACCAATTTGAACACGATATTCGTTGGGGGTGGAACGCCCACAGCCTTAGATGAACAGCAGCTGGAGTATTTTTTAGAATCCATTCGTATGTATCTTCCTTATGATGAGAAAGGTGAGTTTACATTTGAAGCGAATCCGAATGAATTGACAAAAGAAAAGCTTCAGCTTCTCCATGACTATGGCGTGAATCGTTTAAGTATTGGTGTACAAACGTTTAATGAAAGGTTATTGGAGAAAATTGGACGTGTGCATTCAAATAGGCAGGTATTTGATTGTATTGAGCAAGCGAGAAAGATTGGAATGTCGAATATAAGCTTAGACTTAATTTATAGCTTGCCGGAACAAACGGTAGCTGATTTTTCTTCTACGCTTCAAACCGCTTTTTCATTAGAGGTAGAGCATATGTCTGCCTATTCGTTAATTATTGAACCTAAAACGGTATTTTATAATTTAATGAATAAAGGGAAGCTGCCGCTGCCTGCTCAAGAAGAAGAAGCAGCTATGTATGAGCTGCTTATGAAAGAAATGGACAAACAAGGTTTTCATCAATATGAAATCAGTAATTTCGCAAAGTCAGGCTACGAGAGTATTCATAATCTAACATATTGGAACAACGACGATTATTACGGAATTGGTGCAGGCGCACACAGCTATATTGACGGAATAAGACGAGCAAATATTGGACCATTAAAAAAGTACATTGATTCAGTCGAGCAAAAAGGAAATGCATATCTTAATGAAGTGAGCGTGACCGAGGCTGAAAAAATGGAAGAAGAAATGTTTTTGGGCCTTCGTAAAACGAAAGGAGTCTCAAAAGAGGAGTTTAAGCAAAAATTCAATCGAGAATTAAAAGATGTATTTGGAGAACCTATTCAAGAATACAAAGAGAAAGGACTTCTGGGTGAAGACAATAGCTCCGTCTTTTTAACACACAATGGTCGATTTTTGGGGAATGAAGTTTTTCAAGCCTTTATTGGGATAATCTAA
- the lepA gene encoding translation elongation factor 4, with product MDREARLKRQSKIRNFSIIAHIDHGKSTLADRILEKTNALTQREMKAQLLDSMDLERERGITIKLNAVQLQYKAKDGEEYTFHLIDTPGHVDFTYEVSRSLAACEGAILVVDAAQGIEAQTLANVYLALDNNLEILPVINKIDLPSAEPERVRQEVEDVIGLDASEAVLASAKAGIGIEEILEQIVEKVPAPEGDPDAPLQALIFDSFYDAYRGVVASIRIVQGRVKVGDKIKMMATGKEFEVTELGVLTPKAVAKDELSVGDVGFLTAAIKNVGDTRVGDTITLAKNGASEPLPGYRRLNPMVYCGLYPIDTAKYNDLREALEKLELNDSALQFEPETSQALGFGFRCGFLGLLHMEIIQERIEREFKIDLITTAPSVIYDVYLTDETHLSVDNPSNMPDPQKIERVEEPYVKATMMVPNDYVGAVMELCQKKRGNFIDMQYLDANRVSIVYEIPLAEIVYDFFDQLKSNTKGYASFDYELIGYQPSKLVKMDILLNGETVDALSFIVHRDSAYDRGKVIVEKLKELIPRQQFEVPIQAAIGQKIVARSTIKAIRKNVLAKCYGGDISRKRKLLEKQKEGKKRMKQVGSVEVPQEAFMAVLRMDED from the coding sequence ATGGATAGAGAAGCAAGATTGAAACGACAATCGAAAATCAGAAACTTTTCGATTATTGCTCATATAGACCACGGTAAGTCAACATTAGCAGACCGTATTTTAGAAAAAACAAATGCGTTAACACAGCGAGAAATGAAAGCTCAGCTTTTAGATTCGATGGATTTAGAACGTGAACGTGGAATTACCATTAAATTAAATGCTGTGCAGCTTCAATACAAAGCAAAAGATGGAGAAGAGTATACTTTTCATCTAATTGACACACCGGGACACGTCGATTTTACATATGAAGTGTCGCGAAGTTTAGCCGCGTGTGAAGGTGCTATTCTAGTAGTAGATGCAGCTCAAGGTATTGAAGCTCAAACACTAGCAAACGTATATTTAGCGCTTGATAACAACCTTGAAATTTTACCTGTCATTAATAAGATTGACCTGCCGAGCGCAGAGCCAGAGCGAGTGCGCCAAGAGGTTGAAGACGTAATTGGATTAGATGCGTCAGAAGCAGTATTAGCTTCAGCTAAAGCAGGAATTGGAATCGAAGAAATTTTAGAACAAATTGTTGAAAAAGTTCCTGCTCCTGAAGGGGATCCAGATGCACCGCTTCAAGCGCTAATCTTTGATTCATTTTATGATGCATACCGAGGTGTAGTTGCATCTATTCGTATCGTACAGGGACGAGTAAAAGTAGGCGACAAAATTAAAATGATGGCAACAGGAAAAGAGTTTGAGGTAACGGAGCTAGGTGTGTTAACCCCAAAAGCCGTTGCTAAAGATGAACTTTCTGTTGGCGACGTAGGGTTTTTAACAGCAGCTATTAAAAATGTTGGAGATACGCGAGTAGGGGACACGATTACTCTTGCCAAAAACGGAGCAAGTGAACCTCTTCCTGGCTATCGTCGTCTGAATCCAATGGTATACTGCGGACTGTATCCGATTGATACAGCGAAGTATAACGATCTTCGTGAAGCACTAGAAAAGTTAGAGCTAAATGACTCTGCACTTCAGTTTGAGCCAGAGACGTCTCAGGCCTTAGGGTTTGGTTTCCGATGTGGATTCTTAGGACTGCTTCACATGGAGATTATCCAAGAGCGTATTGAGCGTGAATTTAAAATCGATTTAATTACAACAGCTCCAAGCGTTATTTATGACGTATATTTAACAGACGAGACTCATCTGTCTGTAGATAACCCTTCTAATATGCCGGACCCACAAAAGATTGAACGCGTGGAAGAACCGTATGTGAAGGCCACAATGATGGTACCAAACGATTATGTTGGTGCTGTGATGGAGCTTTGTCAGAAGAAGCGAGGCAACTTTATTGATATGCAGTACTTGGATGCTAATCGCGTGAGTATTGTATACGAAATTCCGCTGGCTGAAATTGTATATGATTTCTTTGATCAACTAAAATCAAATACAAAAGGCTACGCGTCGTTTGACTACGAGCTTATCGGATATCAGCCTTCGAAGCTTGTGAAGATGGATATTCTCTTAAACGGTGAAACGGTCGATGCGCTGTCCTTTATCGTTCACAGAGATTCAGCTTACGATCGTGGTAAAGTCATTGTAGAAAAGCTTAAAGAGCTTATTCCACGTCAACAGTTCGAAGTGCCGATTCAAGCGGCAATCGGTCAAAAAATTGTGGCGCGTTCAACAATTAAAGCCATTCGCAAAAACGTTTTAGCAAAATGTTACGGAGGAGATATCTCTCGTAAACGTAAACTTCTTGAAAAACAAAAAGAAGGTAAAAAACGTATGAAGCAGGTCGGTTCTGTTGAAGTACCGCAGGAAGCATTCATGGCTGTGCTTCGCATGGACGAAGATTAA
- a CDS encoding YqxA family protein — protein MIKFTLKSVVLTIFLLFVVFLGMQTAQQGLIKMKGYNDPSIEHVINVSKTSDGQVEAAVLGSKKVVNIDEKQQLLEKRKAFNFFSSLGQSLAEGVKSTIGKAFKAIHHLLN, from the coding sequence ATGATTAAATTTACTTTAAAATCAGTAGTGCTAACTATTTTTTTACTGTTCGTCGTATTTTTAGGAATGCAGACGGCTCAGCAAGGGTTGATTAAAATGAAGGGATATAATGATCCTTCGATTGAACATGTTATTAATGTGTCTAAAACGTCAGATGGTCAGGTGGAAGCTGCTGTTTTAGGTTCAAAAAAAGTTGTGAACATTGATGAAAAACAGCAGCTTTTAGAAAAACGAAAGGCTTTTAACTTTTTCTCCTCGCTAGGTCAAAGTCTAGCAGAAGGCGTGAAAAGTACAATAGGAAAAGCTTTTAAGGCTATCCATCATCTTCTTAATTAA
- the gpr gene encoding GPR endopeptidase — protein MEKELDLSQYSVRTDLAVEAKDIALENQPKPNNQSEINGVIVKEKEEQGVKISMVEITEEGAEAIGKKKGRYVTLESVGIREQDTEKQEAMEEVFAKELNFFIKSLNIPDDASCLVVGLGNLSVTPDALGPKAVDNLLITRHLFELQPESVQDGFRPVSAIVPGVMGMTGIETSDIIFGVVKKVNPDFIIAIDALAARSIERVNATIQISDSGIHPGSGVGNKRKEISYETLGIPVIAIGIPTVVDAVSITSDTIDFILKHFGREMKEQGKPSKSLLPSGMTFGEKKKLTEDDLPNEEQRQTYLGMIGTLPDEEKRRLIHEVLAPLGHNLMVTPKEVDMFIEDMANVVAGGLNAALHHEVDQENFGAYTH, from the coding sequence ATGGAAAAAGAACTTGATTTAAGTCAATATAGCGTGCGCACGGATTTAGCTGTCGAAGCAAAAGACATAGCGTTAGAAAATCAGCCTAAACCGAATAACCAGTCAGAAATCAACGGCGTAATTGTAAAAGAAAAAGAAGAACAAGGTGTCAAAATTTCAATGGTAGAAATTACGGAAGAGGGCGCAGAAGCAATCGGTAAGAAAAAAGGCCGATATGTAACCCTTGAATCGGTAGGCATTCGCGAGCAGGATACTGAAAAGCAAGAGGCTATGGAAGAAGTATTTGCTAAAGAGCTGAATTTTTTTATTAAAAGCCTCAACATTCCAGATGATGCTAGCTGTCTTGTAGTAGGTCTTGGAAACTTAAGTGTGACACCAGATGCGCTTGGACCAAAGGCAGTAGATAATTTGTTGATTACAAGACATTTGTTTGAGTTACAGCCTGAAAGCGTGCAAGATGGCTTTAGACCCGTTAGCGCCATTGTTCCGGGAGTAATGGGAATGACGGGTATTGAGACAAGTGATATTATCTTTGGCGTTGTAAAGAAAGTGAATCCAGATTTTATTATTGCAATCGATGCGCTGGCCGCTCGCTCGATTGAACGGGTAAATGCTACCATTCAAATTTCAGATTCAGGTATTCATCCTGGGTCTGGGGTTGGAAACAAGCGCAAAGAAATCAGTTATGAAACACTTGGCATTCCAGTTATTGCAATAGGTATTCCAACGGTGGTGGATGCTGTGTCCATTACAAGCGATACAATTGACTTTATCCTAAAACATTTCGGCCGAGAAATGAAAGAGCAGGGAAAGCCGTCTAAGTCGCTGCTTCCGTCCGGTATGACGTTTGGAGAAAAAAAGAAGCTCACGGAGGATGATTTACCCAATGAAGAGCAGCGTCAAACGTACCTCGGTATGATTGGCACTCTTCCCGATGAAGAAAAAAGACGTCTTATTCATGAAGTGCTTGCACCTTTAGGTCATAATTTGATGGTTACGCCAAAAGAAGTGGATATGTTTATTGAAGATATGGCTAATGTAGTTGCAGGAGGACTTAACGCTGCTTTGCATCATGAAGTGGACCAAGAGAACTTTGGGGCATATACTCATTAA